The following proteins are co-located in the Streptomyces sp. DT2A-34 genome:
- a CDS encoding TetR/AcrR family transcriptional regulator: MAVDRDHVLRSAAALLTRKSTATMDEVAKAAGISRATLHRHFAGRDALVRALEALGIAECEAALDAARLDDGPASGAVRRLVREIESAAGLLAFLYTENQLFEGEEQHEGWSRIDGRIAALFRRGQDSGEFRIDLTPAWLTEALFGLLASGAWVVQNGKVAPKDFHHMIVELLLGGALRREES; the protein is encoded by the coding sequence ATGGCCGTCGATCGTGACCACGTACTGCGCAGCGCCGCAGCCCTGCTGACCCGCAAATCCACCGCGACCATGGACGAGGTCGCCAAGGCCGCCGGGATCAGCCGGGCCACGCTGCACCGGCACTTCGCCGGGCGGGACGCGCTCGTCCGGGCGCTGGAGGCGCTCGGCATCGCGGAGTGCGAGGCGGCGCTGGACGCGGCGCGGCTGGACGACGGGCCGGCGAGTGGCGCCGTACGACGCCTCGTCCGCGAGATCGAGTCCGCCGCCGGGCTCCTCGCCTTCCTCTACACCGAGAACCAGCTGTTCGAGGGTGAGGAGCAGCACGAGGGCTGGTCCAGGATCGACGGCCGTATCGCCGCGCTGTTCCGGCGCGGACAGGACAGCGGCGAGTTCCGGATCGATCTCACGCCCGCGTGGCTCACCGAGGCCCTGTTCGGGCTGCTCGCCTCCGGCGCCTGGGTCGTGCAGAACGGCAAGGTCGCCCCCAAGGACTTCCACCACATGATCGTCGAGCTGTTGCTCGGCGGCGCGCTCAGAAGAGAGGAATCATGA
- a CDS encoding MFS transporter, giving the protein MTSTLQSAATTEAVKRPGRWLALSVLVLAVLLVAVDATVLGLATPYISEDLKPSGTQLLWIGDVYSFVIAGLLVSMGSLGDRIGRKRILLVGATAFGAISVLNAYATTPELMILARALLGVAGATLMPATLALIRNLFHDPRERSLAVGIWGATASAGTAVGPIAGGFLLEHFWWGSVFLINLPVMVVLVLVGIKLLPESRNPSSGPWDLVSVVLSLVGTIGIVYAVKEAATHGFTWVTLAVGLLGAAALYGFVRRQFTLPTPLLDMRLFRHRGFSGAVLADLLTILGLSGLVFFLSQFLQLVQGRGPFEAGLAELPAAIGAVVAGLIAGRVARRFSVRAVVSGGLAAIGLALAALTVIDRSTGYPLLGAALLVVGVGAGFSFTVTSDVILGSVPKEQAGAASAVSETAYELGAALGIAVLGSIVTGVYRDFTGPAGTPAEAHESLGGAVEAAADLPSDTSEALLEAARQSFVDGLALAAGVGAAVLLAAAAAAWFMLRDQRLDSWPQGRGELRDQPQRTRSRRT; this is encoded by the coding sequence ATGACCAGCACCCTGCAGTCGGCGGCCACGACCGAGGCGGTGAAGCGTCCGGGCCGCTGGCTCGCGCTGTCCGTCCTCGTGCTCGCCGTGCTGCTGGTGGCCGTGGACGCGACCGTCCTCGGCCTCGCGACCCCCTACATCAGCGAGGACCTGAAGCCCTCCGGCACCCAGCTCCTGTGGATAGGCGACGTCTACTCCTTCGTCATCGCGGGTCTGCTGGTGTCGATGGGCAGCCTCGGCGACCGCATCGGCCGCAAGCGGATCCTGCTCGTCGGCGCCACGGCGTTCGGCGCGATATCCGTGCTCAACGCCTACGCGACGACGCCCGAACTGATGATCCTGGCCCGGGCGTTGCTCGGCGTCGCGGGCGCCACCCTGATGCCCGCCACGCTCGCCCTGATCCGCAACCTCTTCCACGACCCGCGCGAACGCAGCCTGGCCGTCGGCATCTGGGGCGCGACCGCCTCCGCCGGTACGGCAGTCGGCCCGATCGCCGGCGGCTTCCTGCTCGAACACTTCTGGTGGGGCTCGGTCTTCCTGATCAACCTGCCGGTGATGGTGGTCCTCGTCCTCGTCGGCATCAAGCTGCTGCCCGAATCGCGAAACCCGAGTTCCGGCCCGTGGGACCTGGTCAGCGTCGTACTGTCGCTCGTCGGCACGATCGGCATCGTGTACGCCGTCAAGGAGGCCGCCACCCACGGCTTCACGTGGGTCACGCTCGCCGTGGGCCTGCTGGGCGCGGCCGCGCTGTACGGCTTCGTCCGCCGCCAGTTCACCCTGCCGACCCCGCTGCTGGACATGCGGCTGTTCCGCCACCGCGGCTTCAGCGGTGCGGTGCTCGCGGACCTGCTGACCATCCTCGGCCTGTCCGGCCTGGTGTTCTTCCTCTCCCAGTTCCTGCAACTCGTGCAGGGCAGGGGCCCGTTCGAGGCGGGCCTCGCGGAGCTGCCCGCCGCGATCGGCGCCGTGGTGGCCGGCCTGATCGCCGGCCGCGTGGCCCGCCGCTTCTCGGTACGGGCCGTCGTCTCCGGCGGGCTCGCGGCGATCGGCCTCGCGCTGGCCGCGCTCACGGTGATCGACCGCTCGACGGGTTATCCGCTGCTCGGTGCGGCCCTGCTGGTGGTCGGCGTCGGCGCCGGTTTCTCCTTCACGGTGACGTCCGACGTGATCCTGGGCTCCGTACCGAAGGAGCAGGCGGGCGCGGCGTCGGCGGTGTCGGAGACGGCGTACGAGCTCGGCGCCGCTCTGGGTATCGCCGTACTGGGTTCGATCGTGACGGGTGTCTACCGGGACTTCACGGGACCGGCAGGCACTCCTGCGGAGGCACACGAGTCGCTGGGCGGTGCGGTGGAAGCGGCAGCGGACTTGCCTTCAGACACGTCCGAGGCCCTGCTGGAAGCGGCCCGCCAGTCCTTCGTGGACGGCTTGGCGCTGGCGGCGGGGGTGGGCGCGGCGGTGCTGCTCGCTGCGGCGGCAGCAGCATGGTTCATGCTTCGAGACCAACGGCTGGACAGTTGGCCTCAGGGGCGCGGGGAACTGCGCGACC